From the genome of Peptococcaceae bacterium 1198_IL3148:
ATAAAAGGAGTGCCATCACTATTGTAAATATCACAGATCATCCGGGCGGTGGCACTATCGCGATTATTCCAAGGGAAAATTACAAAGGAGTTGGGGTCTGGACGCAGGTACATATCAGACTCTTCTATGCGGACAAAGCCTTCAATGGAGGATCCATCAAACATCAACTCGTTATTTAACGCTTTATCCAATTGCTCCACTGTAATGGCCACATTCTTTAAAACCCCAAAAATGTCTGTAAACTGTAGGCGAATAAATTTAACATCGTGTTCTTTACATAAAGCTCTAACATCATCTGCTGTGTAATTTGGCACCGCGGTTACACTCTCCTTGTTCGATTTAATCGTTTTAAAACATAAAAAGACCTAAAACCGCAATGTAATAGCATCCCATTACGCGTTATAGGCCCCGTTGCCAGTGTCGTTACAACTTTGTAACTTTATGTTTATTTTTAATGGCTATAGTATAACATATTTTCAAATCAATGTTAGTATTTTTTTTAATATTTTTTATACTTCTTGGCATGACCAAACGTTAGCGGCTGTTGCAAAAACCTACTTTTTGCAACAGCCTCCAGTTAACTAATTAGCTTAAGATTTGTTCTGCCTCTTGTTGGTCCAGTTCCATAATGTATTTAATGCCAGTGATTTCAGCCGCTTCTTTAGTTAAAGCTGCAATATCGTTGCGTTCTAGGTAGTTTAGGCCAAACTTGCGGGAACCACACATGAATTGACGCAAACCTTGCTTCAGGCGCTCAAAGTAACTGTATACGCCAATGGCACCAACGGGCAGTTGATCAAACCGGTCGCCCATTTTATCCTTTAATGTAGAAGCAGAGACAAAGATTTGCTCCAGAGTTTCACCGTATTTCTTGTACTCTGCAGGAATTTTACCGGTTTTAATTGCTTCACCCACAGTTTTGCCCACCATAGCGGCGGTCAATGGTGACCGGGCCATACCAACGGCCTTAATATGTGGTGCACCCATGGCCATGGCTTTATACAGGTGATCTTCCAAGGTGAAACCACCGGCAATAACCACCGCAGGAATATATCTGCCTTGGGCAGCCAACTTGTCGAGATACTTGGTCAATAGTGATTGAATGTAAACAGTTGGGATACCCCACTCATTCATCATCCGCCATGGACTCATACCGGTACCACCACCGGCGCCGTCCACAGTGAGCATATCTAGTTTAGCATCGGAAGCAAATTTCACTGCCCGGGCCAAGTCGGCGGGTCGATAGGCACCGGTTTTCAAAGAGATAAATTTAGCACCAGCACTGCGCAGTGCTGCCACTTGGTTGTGAAAGGATTCCTCGGTCACCATCCCAACCCGAGAGTGCCGTTCAAATTCTTTAAAGGCACCCACATTAAATAAAGCCTGCACCTTGGGATCTTTAGGGTTTGGCATTACAATGTAGCCCCGGTTGTATAGTTGTTGAGCCCGTTCCAAACTACTTAGTTTTACTTCTCCGCCAATATCCTTGGCCCCTTGACCCCACTTCATTTCAACGGCTTCTACGCCCAGTTTTTCAATGGCATATTGGTGCACACCGAGGTTGGTGTCCTCAACGTTAGCCTGTACCGAGATAAAGCCAGATTGACCATTATACCAGCGTTGGAAGTCCTCAACCCGTTTTTCTAAGTTTGGTGATTTAACCACCCGTCCGTTTTTAATTTCTGCATGGGGATCCATGGCACAAACGTTTTCACCGATAATAATGCCCACACCAGCGATGGCGCAACCGGCAGCCAGGTGATCCCAGTTTTCTGACGCCACTTTGGTGGAGCCCATGGCACAGACCACAATTGGTAAGTCCAGCTTAATTTTATGCTGGTTACCAACTTTGCTTTCCAAATTCACTGCTGGGAAAATAGCTTTATTTGAGTCGGCCTCCACACCGTGGGCTCCCACCGCAGTACCCATGATATTGAAGTGGGAGTAATCCACTGGATACTCCTTTTGAGATGCGGAAGTGGTTTTACCAAAGGGGGCTGGATAAAGAACTTCTTTACTGCGCACC
Proteins encoded in this window:
- a CDS encoding FMN-binding glutamate synthase family protein produces the protein MSYSNGINASAATMTKTRTGKDVCSFSGMCVTCLDGCPGMCEIGKSAVRSKEVLYPAPFGKTTSASQKEYPVDYSHFNIMGTAVGAHGVEADSNKAIFPAVNLESKVGNQHKIKLDLPIVVCAMGSTKVASENWDHLAAGCAIAGVGIIIGENVCAMDPHAEIKNGRVVKSPNLEKRVEDFQRWYNGQSGFISVQANVEDTNLGVHQYAIEKLGVEAVEMKWGQGAKDIGGEVKLSSLERAQQLYNRGYIVMPNPKDPKVQALFNVGAFKEFERHSRVGMVTEESFHNQVAALRSAGAKFISLKTGAYRPADLARAVKFASDAKLDMLTVDGAGGGTGMSPWRMMNEWGIPTVYIQSLLTKYLDKLAAQGRYIPAVVIAGGFTLEDHLYKAMAMGAPHIKAVGMARSPLTAAMVGKTVGEAIKTGKIPAEYKKYGETLEQIFVSASTLKDKMGDRFDQLPVGAIGVYSYFERLKQGLRQFMCGSRKFGLNYLERNDIAALTKEAAEITGIKYIMELDQQEAEQILS